The following proteins come from a genomic window of Microbacterium sp. JZ31:
- a CDS encoding DUF1048 domain-containing protein encodes MMAKWYEILTGSLEQKKQYKQTVARMDALPEPYKAAAKAMHRYFMYQGGVTDGDTLTQMFADLIDLWERAAVDGTPVRDIVGDDPVDFAETFTLAYGGQRWIDKERSRLAKAIEDAEKEQER; translated from the coding sequence ATCATGGCCAAGTGGTACGAGATCCTCACCGGATCGCTCGAGCAGAAGAAGCAGTACAAGCAGACCGTCGCCCGCATGGACGCCCTCCCGGAGCCCTACAAGGCCGCGGCGAAGGCGATGCACCGGTACTTCATGTACCAGGGCGGCGTCACGGACGGCGACACCCTCACGCAGATGTTCGCAGACCTCATCGACCTGTGGGAGCGCGCGGCCGTCGACGGCACGCCGGTGCGCGACATCGTCGGGGACGACCCCGTCGACTTCGCCGAGACCTTCACGCTCGCCTACGGCGGGCAGCGCTGGATCGACAAGGAGCGTTCCCGCCTGGCGAAGGCGATCGAGGACGCGGAGAAGGAGCAGGAGCGATGA
- a CDS encoding SRPBCC family protein, whose protein sequence is MTTTLTAEIDVDAPVDTVYNQWTQFESFPQFLGAVKSVQQIDDVRTRWSVSIGGKEEEFYADIVDQVPDSHVAWQSTDGAFHAGRVEFEPHGSETRVKLRMEWEPEGLIEKVGAALNIDEAQAKMDLERFKKFIEERGSETGSWRGEVHGAQETSPDL, encoded by the coding sequence ATGACCACCACCCTGACCGCCGAGATCGACGTCGACGCTCCGGTCGACACCGTCTATAACCAGTGGACGCAGTTCGAGTCGTTCCCCCAGTTCCTCGGCGCCGTGAAGTCCGTGCAGCAGATCGATGACGTGCGCACCCGCTGGAGCGTCAGCATCGGCGGCAAGGAGGAGGAGTTCTACGCGGACATCGTCGACCAGGTGCCCGACAGCCACGTCGCGTGGCAGAGCACGGACGGCGCGTTCCACGCCGGCCGCGTCGAGTTCGAGCCGCACGGCTCCGAGACGCGCGTGAAGCTGCGCATGGAGTGGGAGCCCGAGGGCCTCATCGAGAAGGTCGGCGCCGCACTGAACATCGACGAAGCGCAGGCCAAGATGGACCTCGAGCGCTTCAAGAAGTTCATCGAGGAGCGCGGCTCCGAGACGGGCAGCTGGCGCGGCGAGGTGCACGGCGCTCAGGAGACGTCGCCCGACCTGTGA
- a CDS encoding DUF6766 family protein gives MKPTLKDNALTLLFLGLFLVTVAFQALVGHAQNNDLLVSHDRAPISLGEFVTSSQFLVDVAENWQSEFLQFLLFILATVWLIQRGSPESKKPGDEGRGSDEEQLVGEFARRDSPAWARVRGIRLWLYANSLSLAMGTVFLLSWFAQSLAGLVVANDEAAQHGELPMTWAMYVTGPDFWNRTLQNWQSEFLAVGCMVAFSIYLRQRGSAESKPVGTPNGTSALESE, from the coding sequence ATGAAGCCCACTCTGAAGGACAACGCGCTGACTCTCCTGTTCCTCGGCCTGTTCCTGGTCACGGTGGCCTTCCAGGCGCTCGTCGGACACGCCCAGAACAACGACCTGCTCGTCAGCCACGACCGCGCGCCGATCTCGCTCGGGGAGTTCGTGACGTCATCGCAGTTCCTGGTCGATGTCGCAGAGAACTGGCAGTCGGAGTTCCTCCAGTTCCTCCTCTTCATCCTCGCGACGGTCTGGCTGATTCAGCGCGGCTCTCCTGAGTCGAAGAAGCCCGGCGACGAGGGCCGCGGCTCGGACGAGGAGCAACTCGTTGGGGAGTTCGCACGCCGGGATTCCCCCGCGTGGGCGCGCGTCCGCGGCATCCGTCTCTGGCTCTACGCGAACTCGCTGTCGCTCGCGATGGGCACCGTCTTCCTCCTGTCGTGGTTCGCGCAGTCGCTCGCGGGTCTCGTCGTGGCGAACGACGAGGCGGCACAGCATGGCGAGCTGCCGATGACCTGGGCGATGTATGTGACCGGGCCCGATTTCTGGAACCGGACGCTGCAGAACTGGCAGTCGGAGTTCCTCGCGGTCGGATGCATGGTCGCGTTCTCGATCTATCTCCGCCAGCGCGGCTCCGCCGAGTCCAAGCCGGTCGGCACGCCGAACGGGACGTCGGCTCTCGAGTCGGAGTAG
- a CDS encoding glutaminase, protein MSDDVESLFAGARARLAAAPREALGEIAEPGRIRALLGAGPRIVRVGSAWRVGVLLIDDAAVFEEGEVLRAADPGRRGYAAESARRRAELRAMALRGGFAEGETVHIGWRRLDLDALAAGASSGPLTWDGDRLAIRWTPAGALMPLSAYLSERISLLLEPPAGA, encoded by the coding sequence GTGAGCGACGACGTCGAGAGCCTGTTCGCGGGTGCGCGGGCGCGCCTGGCGGCGGCGCCGCGGGAGGCGCTGGGCGAGATCGCCGAGCCCGGCCGGATCCGCGCTCTCCTCGGAGCCGGCCCCCGGATCGTGCGCGTCGGGTCCGCATGGCGCGTCGGCGTCCTGCTCATCGACGATGCCGCCGTGTTCGAGGAGGGCGAGGTGCTGCGGGCGGCCGACCCCGGGCGCCGCGGCTATGCCGCCGAGTCGGCGCGCCGGCGGGCCGAGCTGCGCGCCATGGCGCTGCGCGGCGGCTTCGCGGAGGGCGAGACCGTCCACATCGGCTGGCGCCGGCTCGACCTCGATGCGCTCGCCGCGGGCGCATCCTCGGGGCCGCTCACCTGGGACGGCGACCGTCTCGCGATCCGGTGGACACCGGCCGGTGCGCTGATGCCGCTGTCGGCCTACCTCTCCGAGCGCATCTCCCTGCTGCTCGAGCCGCCCGCCGGGGCGTGA
- a CDS encoding ABC transporter ATP-binding protein, with the protein MTTTTREPAIRVRGIQKSFKDLQVLRGVDFDVQPGSIFALLGSNGAGKTTLVRILSTLLGADAGTAVVNGHDVAAQPQRVRESISLTGQFAAVDEVLSGRENLVLIAQLRHLEDPDAVADDLLARFSLTEAGGRRAGTYSGGMRRRLDIAMSLIGEPSIIFLDEPTTGLDPQARIEVWDTVKQLAQGGTTVLLTTQYLDEAEQLADRIAILHRGTIIQNGTLAELKSLLPAGGEPVLVPKEPSLEDVFMAVVGEPEPEEATTGKADR; encoded by the coding sequence ATGACCACCACCACGCGCGAACCCGCGATCCGGGTTCGCGGCATCCAGAAGTCCTTCAAGGACCTGCAGGTGCTGCGGGGCGTCGACTTCGACGTGCAGCCCGGCAGCATCTTCGCCCTCCTCGGCTCCAACGGCGCCGGCAAGACCACGCTCGTGCGCATCCTGTCGACGCTGCTCGGCGCGGACGCCGGCACGGCCGTGGTCAACGGTCACGACGTCGCCGCGCAGCCGCAGCGGGTGCGGGAGTCGATCAGCCTCACCGGGCAGTTCGCCGCGGTCGACGAGGTGCTGAGCGGCCGCGAGAACCTCGTGCTGATCGCCCAGCTGCGCCACCTCGAGGACCCCGACGCCGTGGCCGACGATCTGCTCGCGCGGTTCTCGCTCACCGAGGCGGGCGGGCGCAGGGCCGGAACCTACTCGGGTGGCATGCGGCGCCGCCTCGATATCGCGATGAGCCTGATCGGCGAGCCGTCGATCATCTTCCTGGACGAGCCCACGACCGGGCTCGACCCCCAGGCGCGCATCGAGGTGTGGGACACGGTCAAGCAGCTCGCCCAGGGCGGCACGACCGTGCTGCTCACGACGCAGTACCTCGACGAGGCCGAGCAGCTCGCCGACCGGATCGCCATCCTGCACAGGGGAACGATCATCCAGAACGGCACGCTCGCCGAGCTGAAGAGCCTGCTGCCGGCCGGCGGGGAGCCGGTCCTCGTGCCCAAGGAGCCGTCGCTCGAGGACGTCTTCATGGCCGTCGTCGGCGAGCCCGAACCAGAAGAAGCCACCACCGGAAAGGCAGACCGATGA
- a CDS encoding GTP pyrophosphokinase has translation MTSQPIDGDFLEDVRDLRDRLSRFLADYRFGMREIETKLSILRDDFEHAHAYNPVEHISCRLKSPDSIAEKVVRKGIEPDLATIRREITDIAGVRVTCSFVRDVYRLFDLLVGQDDITLREVKDYIATPKANGYKSLHAIVEVPVFLAQGMVRVPVEVQLRTIAMDFWASLEHKIYYKYDKHVPARLTDTLREAALTAAELDARMESLHREIHGDPVRPEPVPPLWALPPGGGLSHA, from the coding sequence ATGACGTCTCAGCCGATCGACGGTGATTTCCTCGAGGACGTGCGCGATCTGCGCGATCGGCTGTCCCGCTTCCTCGCCGATTACCGCTTCGGCATGCGGGAGATCGAGACGAAGCTGTCGATCCTGCGGGACGACTTCGAGCACGCGCACGCGTACAACCCCGTCGAGCACATCTCCTGCCGGCTCAAGTCGCCCGACTCGATCGCCGAGAAGGTCGTGCGCAAGGGCATCGAGCCGGACCTGGCGACGATCCGGCGGGAGATCACGGACATCGCCGGCGTGCGCGTGACCTGCAGCTTCGTGCGGGACGTGTACCGGCTGTTCGACCTCCTCGTCGGGCAGGACGACATCACCCTGCGCGAGGTCAAGGACTACATCGCGACGCCCAAGGCCAACGGCTACAAGAGTCTCCATGCCATCGTCGAGGTTCCCGTGTTCCTCGCGCAAGGAATGGTCCGCGTGCCCGTCGAGGTGCAGCTGCGCACGATCGCGATGGACTTCTGGGCGAGCCTCGAGCACAAGATCTACTACAAGTACGACAAGCACGTGCCCGCGCGACTCACCGACACCCTCCGCGAGGCGGCACTCACCGCCGCGGAACTGGATGCGCGCATGGAGAGCCTGCACCGCGAGATCCACGGCGACCCCGTGCGTCCCGAGCCCGTTCCGCCGCTGTGGGCGCTGCCGCCCGGCGGCGGGCTCTCCCACGCCTGA
- a CDS encoding YciE/YciF ferroxidase family protein, whose protein sequence is MSQTHLETPEDLVRFKLRTAMSMEEDSLASLLELAEAAQTADIKKLFRHHADETREQIENLRKVFQLLEVPESTAPSPSTKGINKQAKSLIQRSAPELRDQVTLAAALGNEHYEMAAYEGLILPVTALGATDALKLLQDNCDQEIHTSEELSDRLKELVLG, encoded by the coding sequence ATGAGTCAGACCCATCTCGAGACGCCCGAAGACCTTGTGCGCTTCAAGCTGCGCACCGCGATGAGCATGGAGGAGGACTCGCTGGCATCGCTGCTCGAGCTGGCAGAGGCCGCCCAGACGGCGGACATCAAGAAGCTCTTCCGTCACCACGCCGACGAGACGCGCGAGCAGATCGAGAATCTGCGCAAGGTGTTCCAGCTTCTCGAGGTGCCGGAGTCGACCGCGCCGTCACCGAGCACCAAGGGCATCAACAAGCAGGCGAAGTCGCTCATCCAGCGCAGCGCGCCCGAGCTCCGCGACCAGGTGACGCTGGCTGCGGCCCTCGGCAACGAGCACTACGAGATGGCCGCGTACGAGGGGCTGATCCTCCCCGTCACCGCGCTCGGTGCGACCGACGCGCTGAAGCTGCTGCAGGACAACTGCGATCAGGAGATCCACACGAGCGAGGAGCTGTCCGATCGCCTGAAGGAGCTCGTCCTGGGCTGA
- a CDS encoding PadR family transcriptional regulator has translation MGNQMTEMLKGTLEGIVLAILAERSAYGYEITAELRDRGFADIAEGTIYALLVRIEQRGLVGVEKVPSEKGPPRKVFSLNDQGRAQLAEFWDTWNTLAQRIDQLPHPTRND, from the coding sequence ATGGGAAATCAGATGACCGAGATGCTCAAGGGCACTCTCGAGGGCATCGTCCTCGCGATTCTGGCCGAGCGATCGGCCTACGGCTACGAGATCACGGCGGAGCTACGCGACCGCGGATTCGCCGACATCGCGGAGGGCACCATCTACGCCCTCCTCGTGCGCATCGAGCAGAGGGGCCTGGTCGGCGTCGAGAAGGTGCCGTCCGAGAAGGGCCCGCCCCGCAAGGTGTTCTCGCTCAACGACCAGGGCCGCGCCCAGCTCGCGGAGTTCTGGGACACGTGGAACACCCTCGCGCAGCGCATCGACCAGCTCCCCCACCCCACCCGCAACGACTGA
- a CDS encoding MinD/ParA family ATP-binding protein: MSDSLEPQDRPRISAVTNEDGTGQVTVDGTVHPVKARDAAGARKAVLTTVVLVAQEYGRPVKVAASGSDGVRQLVVSPDGTVEEAIEPVEQPEATAPASPAVPVPATPDDAPAPAPAAPAPAAPAPAAEAPADPAPVPEIVTSVPKAAPVAAAPSPGEPDAAPAAPVAAAAPVAAAPVTAAPVTPAAAPAASRASAGPSPESADQALTRREARLLTARDFAESAKPVGHVAATEGFRGGLNKLGFHLKPGKAEQAKRDRRETVQQAFSGRKTIAVIGEKGGVGKTTTTYLLGATLGRVRGGSVLAWDNNEYKGTLGIRSLPSPAHDHTAIDLLGHVHAVGTGELSSADLIDFVRAQGENKFDVLASQSLDGDSDVIDAEAFEQLHETLSRSYRVIIVDTGNNSKAGTWQSAVEAADVLVLTTIVKEDSARTLASMADTLVAHGHEAKLRNAVTVMSHPSPTSYPDLERRLTNHMGQLTRQVVSVPFDPALDRGDVIDYDALSDDSREAWLEVTAAVAAGLR, encoded by the coding sequence GTGAGCGACAGCCTCGAGCCTCAGGACCGACCGCGGATCTCCGCGGTCACGAACGAGGACGGCACGGGTCAGGTGACGGTGGACGGCACCGTCCACCCCGTCAAGGCCCGCGACGCGGCCGGAGCGCGCAAGGCGGTGCTGACGACCGTCGTGCTCGTCGCGCAGGAGTACGGCCGCCCCGTGAAGGTCGCCGCCAGCGGCAGCGACGGAGTGCGGCAGCTCGTGGTGTCGCCCGACGGCACCGTCGAAGAGGCGATCGAGCCGGTCGAGCAGCCCGAGGCCACGGCACCTGCGAGCCCGGCCGTGCCCGTGCCCGCGACGCCGGATGACGCGCCCGCGCCGGCGCCCGCGGCGCCTGCTCCCGCGGCCCCTGCGCCCGCGGCCGAGGCGCCTGCCGATCCGGCGCCCGTGCCCGAGATCGTGACGAGCGTCCCGAAGGCGGCGCCCGTGGCCGCAGCTCCCTCACCCGGTGAGCCGGACGCCGCGCCGGCAGCACCGGTGGCCGCCGCGGCTCCCGTCGCCGCCGCGCCGGTCACTGCCGCGCCCGTGACCCCCGCTGCCGCTCCCGCTGCGTCCCGCGCCTCGGCGGGCCCCTCTCCCGAGTCGGCGGATCAGGCGCTCACGCGCCGCGAGGCGCGCCTGCTCACGGCGCGCGACTTCGCCGAGTCGGCGAAGCCCGTCGGCCACGTCGCGGCGACGGAGGGCTTCCGCGGCGGCCTGAACAAGCTCGGCTTCCATCTCAAGCCCGGCAAGGCCGAGCAGGCCAAGCGCGACCGGCGCGAGACCGTGCAGCAGGCGTTCTCGGGCCGCAAGACCATCGCGGTGATCGGCGAGAAGGGCGGCGTCGGCAAGACCACCACGACGTACCTGCTCGGCGCGACGCTCGGCCGCGTGCGCGGCGGCAGCGTGCTCGCGTGGGACAACAACGAGTACAAGGGCACGCTCGGCATCCGCTCGCTGCCCTCGCCCGCGCACGACCACACCGCGATCGACCTGCTCGGTCACGTGCACGCGGTCGGCACGGGAGAGCTCAGCTCGGCCGACCTGATCGACTTCGTGCGCGCGCAGGGCGAGAACAAGTTCGACGTGCTCGCGTCGCAGAGCCTCGACGGCGACAGCGACGTGATCGACGCGGAGGCGTTCGAGCAGCTGCACGAGACGCTCAGCCGCTCGTACCGCGTGATCATCGTCGACACCGGCAACAACTCGAAGGCGGGAACGTGGCAGTCGGCCGTCGAGGCCGCCGACGTGCTGGTGCTCACGACGATCGTCAAGGAGGACAGCGCCCGCACGCTCGCCTCCATGGCCGACACGCTGGTCGCGCACGGTCACGAGGCGAAGCTGCGCAACGCGGTCACGGTCATGAGCCACCCGTCGCCGACGAGCTACCCGGATCTCGAGCGCCGCCTCACGAACCACATGGGTCAGCTCACGCGGCAGGTCGTGTCGGTCCCGTTCGACCCGGCCCTCGACCGGGGCGACGTCATCGACTACGACGCGCTGTCGGACGACTCGCGCGAGGCCTGGCTCGAGGTCACGGCCGCGGTCGCGGCCGGCTTGCGCTGA
- a CDS encoding DUF7882 family protein: MGRFIYGAAADSVDIDDRTLAHLRIVVMNKLRRGEPFMYDTKLGDGIGRRSFWLHPAVPLQFHFSGGRAPRINRAWLDELMKAASGPNGLTVMPEPADPTQQPAED, translated from the coding sequence GTGGGGCGATTCATTTATGGCGCGGCGGCCGACTCCGTCGACATCGACGACAGGACGCTTGCGCACCTGCGCATCGTCGTGATGAACAAGCTCCGCCGCGGCGAGCCGTTCATGTACGACACCAAGCTGGGCGACGGCATCGGACGACGCAGCTTCTGGCTGCACCCGGCCGTTCCGCTGCAGTTCCACTTCTCGGGCGGACGTGCCCCGCGCATCAACCGGGCGTGGCTCGACGAGCTGATGAAGGCCGCGAGCGGCCCCAACGGGCTCACCGTGATGCCCGAGCCGGCGGACCCCACGCAGCAGCCCGCCGAGGACTGA
- a CDS encoding endonuclease domain-containing protein — protein sequence MHTPHFRAVRDRALRQRCGLSTVLGIGWCARRPFSWSRGCGESARRIAGIGQGGGVEKRALPDELGTEFSVSRARESGVGRGRLRSSDLESSFRGARRRKAADPVPIDRDEPEAAEERERVLRLAREYAQVMTPHAFFAGITSAVIQRIPLPRGQHSTPAAADAPLTAPLELRPLVVGVHKPRTPVRRPGIRGVRIDPVLAPLAVSDGLRVVSGPATWASLGAELTERDLVVAADHLIRIPRHPGGFKKAERRAYATREELAAAIGQRCGAARLRAALARARTGSSSPRETLLRLILVDGGLPEPLLDHDVLDAGMWMATLDLAYPERKLGIEYDGSQHRAQTQFEKDVRRLERLADAGWTILRFTARDLRGPESAILQRVARARMRLSE from the coding sequence GTGCACACGCCGCACTTTCGTGCGGTGCGTGATCGCGCGCTGAGGCAAAGGTGCGGCTTGAGCACCGTTCTCGGGATCGGATGGTGCGCTCGCCGCCCCTTTTCGTGGTCGCGGGGCTGTGGAGAGAGCGCACGCCGCATCGCCGGGATCGGACAGGGTGGCGGGGTGGAAAAGAGGGCGCTGCCGGACGAACTGGGCACGGAGTTCTCCGTCTCGCGCGCCCGAGAGAGCGGGGTGGGGCGGGGACGCCTGCGGTCGTCGGACCTCGAATCGTCCTTCCGAGGAGCTCGACGCAGGAAGGCGGCGGATCCGGTTCCGATCGACCGCGATGAACCGGAAGCCGCGGAAGAGCGGGAGCGGGTGCTCCGTCTCGCACGCGAATATGCGCAGGTGATGACGCCCCACGCGTTCTTCGCGGGGATCACGTCGGCCGTGATCCAGAGGATTCCGCTGCCCAGAGGGCAGCACTCCACGCCTGCGGCCGCCGACGCGCCGCTCACCGCGCCGCTCGAGCTGCGGCCGCTCGTGGTCGGGGTGCACAAGCCGCGGACACCGGTGCGGCGGCCGGGCATCCGCGGCGTGCGGATCGATCCGGTGCTCGCGCCGCTCGCGGTCTCCGACGGGTTGCGCGTGGTGAGCGGCCCGGCGACCTGGGCGTCGCTCGGCGCCGAGCTGACCGAACGCGACCTCGTCGTCGCGGCCGATCACCTGATCCGGATCCCGCGTCATCCGGGCGGGTTCAAGAAGGCGGAGCGCCGCGCATACGCGACGCGGGAGGAGCTGGCGGCGGCGATCGGCCAGCGGTGCGGGGCCGCTCGGCTGCGCGCCGCGCTCGCCCGCGCGCGAACCGGATCCTCGTCGCCGAGGGAGACGCTCCTGCGCCTGATCCTCGTCGACGGCGGTCTTCCCGAGCCGCTCCTCGACCACGACGTGCTCGACGCCGGCATGTGGATGGCGACGTTGGATCTCGCCTACCCCGAACGGAAGCTCGGGATCGAGTACGACGGATCGCAGCACCGCGCGCAGACTCAGTTCGAGAAGGACGTGCGCCGTCTCGAGCGCCTGGCCGATGCGGGCTGGACGATCCTGCGCTTCACGGCGCGCGACCTTCGCGGACCGGAGAGCGCCATCTTGCAGCGGGTTGCGCGGGCGCGAATGCGTCTGAGCGAATAG
- a CDS encoding ABC transporter permease, whose product MTTHVLADTSVLTGRSLRHILRSPDTIITTAVTPIALMLLFVWVFGGAIDIGTDQSYIDYMLPGILLITVASGIAYTAYRLFLDMQGGLFERFQSMPIARSSVLWAHVLTSVVANLVSVALVIGVALLMGFRTGASPLAWLGVLGMLALFTLALTWIAVVAGLTAKTVDGASAFSYPLIFLPFISSAFAPTGSMPGPVAWFAENQPVTSIVDTIRALFAQQPVGGEIWIALAWMVGILIVAYVGAIAIYKTKIR is encoded by the coding sequence ATGACCACCCACGTCCTCGCGGACACGAGCGTCCTGACCGGACGCTCCCTGCGACACATCCTGCGCAGTCCCGACACGATCATCACGACCGCCGTCACGCCGATCGCCCTGATGCTGCTGTTCGTCTGGGTCTTCGGCGGCGCGATCGACATCGGCACCGACCAGTCGTACATCGACTACATGCTCCCGGGCATCCTGCTGATCACGGTCGCCTCGGGCATCGCCTACACGGCGTACCGGCTCTTCCTCGACATGCAGGGCGGGCTGTTCGAGCGGTTCCAGTCGATGCCGATCGCGCGATCGAGCGTGCTGTGGGCACACGTGCTCACCTCGGTCGTGGCGAACCTGGTGTCGGTCGCCCTCGTCATCGGCGTCGCACTGCTGATGGGATTCCGGACGGGCGCGAGCCCGCTCGCGTGGCTCGGCGTGCTGGGCATGCTCGCCCTGTTCACGCTCGCGCTGACGTGGATCGCGGTGGTCGCCGGCCTGACGGCCAAGACGGTCGACGGCGCGAGCGCGTTCAGCTACCCGCTGATCTTCCTGCCGTTCATCAGCTCGGCGTTCGCGCCGACCGGCTCGATGCCGGGGCCCGTGGCGTGGTTCGCCGAGAACCAGCCGGTCACCTCGATCGTCGACACCATCCGCGCGCTGTTCGCGCAGCAGCCCGTCGGCGGCGAGATCTGGATCGCGCTCGCCTGGATGGTCGGGATCCTGATCGTCGCCTACGTCGGGGCGATCGCGATCTACAAGACGAAGATCCGCTGA
- a CDS encoding DUF7882 family protein: MGILHYGTDSKPIHIDDRALAHLKVVVVAKLRRQESFTVSWQHPEEDGPGRSTIWMHPSIPVRFEFDDAVAPQLNREWVEELALSANALGGITLVAEHVGAETEKEEKEAEISAPAA; encoded by the coding sequence ATGGGCATCCTTCACTACGGCACCGACTCCAAGCCGATCCACATCGACGACCGCGCGCTCGCGCACCTCAAGGTGGTGGTCGTGGCGAAGCTGCGCCGCCAGGAGAGCTTCACCGTGTCGTGGCAGCATCCCGAAGAGGACGGCCCGGGTCGCAGCACGATCTGGATGCACCCGTCCATCCCGGTGCGCTTCGAGTTCGACGACGCCGTCGCCCCTCAGCTGAACCGGGAGTGGGTCGAGGAGCTGGCGCTCTCGGCGAACGCGCTGGGCGGCATCACCCTCGTCGCGGAGCACGTCGGCGCCGAAACCGAGAAGGAAGAGAAGGAAGCCGAGATCTCCGCTCCCGCGGCCTGA
- a CDS encoding substrate-binding domain-containing protein, producing the protein MAQSGRGGGRRPGGPARGGRAKTGGRPAAARRDRAPREAAPAPEEPRTFRLGAIPGATPGKWIDRWRERLPHVELELVPLEVATQRDAILSGDVDAALIRLPIDTDDLHVIRLYDETAVVVTSIDSALTAADELEADDLAGEVLIVPRDDVLGPVAVPNTVAPRFDPPETTADAIATVAAGVGVVIVPMSLARVHQRRDIAHRPLRDAPTSTVALAWHADRTTSDVDAFVGIVRGRTSNSSRS; encoded by the coding sequence ATGGCTCAGTCCGGACGTGGCGGGGGACGACGTCCCGGCGGTCCCGCGCGGGGCGGGCGCGCTAAGACCGGCGGACGTCCGGCAGCCGCGCGCCGCGATCGCGCGCCGCGCGAGGCGGCGCCCGCGCCGGAGGAGCCGCGCACCTTCCGGCTCGGCGCGATCCCCGGCGCCACGCCCGGCAAGTGGATCGACCGCTGGCGCGAGCGTCTGCCGCACGTCGAGCTCGAGCTCGTGCCGCTCGAGGTCGCGACGCAGCGGGACGCCATCCTGTCCGGCGACGTCGACGCCGCGCTCATCCGGCTGCCCATCGACACAGACGATCTGCACGTGATCCGCCTCTACGACGAGACCGCGGTGGTCGTCACGTCGATCGACTCCGCGCTGACCGCGGCCGACGAGCTGGAAGCGGACGACCTTGCCGGCGAGGTCCTGATCGTCCCCCGTGACGACGTGCTCGGGCCGGTCGCCGTGCCGAACACCGTGGCGCCGCGCTTCGACCCGCCGGAGACGACGGCCGACGCCATCGCGACGGTCGCCGCCGGCGTGGGCGTCGTCATCGTGCCGATGTCGCTCGCGCGCGTCCACCAGCGCCGCGACATCGCCCATCGCCCGCTGCGCGACGCCCCGACCTCCACGGTCGCGCTCGCGTGGCACGCCGACCGCACAACGTCCGACGTCGATGCGTTCGTCGGCATCGTGCGCGGCCGCACGTCGAACTCCTCGCGCAGCTGA